The Mesoplodon densirostris isolate mMesDen1 chromosome 20, mMesDen1 primary haplotype, whole genome shotgun sequence genomic sequence attcatttctcatctcatagcattatggtcagaaaggatgcttgatatgatttcaattttcttaaatttactggggcttgatttgtgacccaggatgtgatctatcctggaggatgttccgtgtgcacttgagaagaaagtgtaatctgctgttttggatggaatgtcctataaatatcaattaaatctgtctggtctattgtgtcatttaaagcttctgtttccttatttatcttcattttggatgatctgtccattgttctaagtgaggtattaaagtcccccactattattgtgttactgttgatttcctcttttatagctgttagcagttgccttatgtattgaggtgctcctatgttgggtgcatatatatttataattattatatcttcttgcattgatcccttgatcatgatgtagtgtcctaccttgtctcttgtaacattctttattttaaagtctattttatctgatatgagtattgccactcagctttcttttttttttttttcctgcagtacgcgggcctctcactgttgtggcctctcccgttgtggagcacaggctccggacacgcaggctcagtggccatggctcatgggctgagctgctctgcagcatgtggaatcttcccggacctgggcgcaaacccatttcccctgcattggcaggtggactctcaaccactgcgccaccagggaagcccatacagctttcttttgatttccatttgcatggaatatctttttccatcccctcactttcagtctgtatgtgtccctgggtctgaagtgggtctcttgtagacagcatatatatgggtcttgtttttgtatccattcaacaagcctgtatcttttggttggagcatttaatccattcatgtttaaggtaattatcgatatgtatgttcctattaccattttcttaattgttttgggtttgttattgtaggtcttttccttcttttgtgtttcctgcctagagaagttcctttagcatttgttgtaaagctagtttggtgctgaattctcttagcttttgcttgtctataaaccttttgatttctccatcgaatctgaatgagatccttgctgggtagagtaatcttggttgtagtttcttccctttcatcactttaagtatgttaTGCCTCTCccatctggcttgtagagtttctgctgagaaatcatctgttaaccttatgggagttcccttgaatgttatttgtcatttttctcttgctgctttcaatagtttttctttgtctttaatttttgccagtttgattactatgtgtctcggtgtgtttctccttgggtttatcctctatgggactctctgcccttcctggacttgggtggctatttcctttccaatgttagggaagttttcgactataatgtcttcaaatattttctcgggccctttctctctcttctccttctgggacccctataatgcagaTGTTATTGtgattaatgttgtcccagaggtctcttaggctgtcttcatttcttttcattcttttttctttattctgttccaccgcagtgaattccaccattctgtcttccaggtcacttatccgttcatctgcctcagttattctgctattgattccttctagtgtagttttcatttcagttattgtattgttcatctctgtttgtttgttctttaattcttctaggtctttattaaacatttcttgcatcttctcgatctttgcctccattcttttccgaggtcctggatcatcttcgctatcattttctgaattctttttctgaaaggttgcctatctccacttcatttagttgtttttctggggttttatcttgttccttcatctggtacatagccctctgccttttcatcttgtctgtctttctgtgaatgtggtttttgttccacaggctgcaggattgtagttcttcttgcttctgctgtctgccctttcTGAGTGCATTATTGACAAGGTCTGGGGTCTGCTAAGGTGGGTTGCTGCAGCGTCCCAGGGATGGTGGTGGCAGTGATGTCATGGGCAGGCCACTCTGATTCCCATTCACTTACCATATcacatttcacattttaacaCCTTCCCTCTAACCTAGCACAATCTGGGTGACCCTCCCTGTAATCAAATGGCCCAGAGTCAGCAAATACAAACTTATATTAGGATGAGCAAACCAGGGTTCAtgctcaaaaaatttttaaaaagtcttccaacaaaatataaatttgtttgagaattctttatgtgtatgtgtgtgtatatatatatccctccaAGCCTACTCGTGTATTTTTGTCCTCACCTGCAATGCTCTTCATCCTTTAAGCCTATATGTGATTTTCATCTCTCCTTCGGGGTCACTCAAGACCTCGGCATGTCAGAGAATCTTCAGTAGCAGCCCTGGGGGCAACAAGATGTCATGAAAGAAACCTGGACCTTATCCTTGAGTTCCATCCTGATTCTTGTACTTACTTCTGTGACCCAGGACATGCTAATTCATCTTTCAgaacctgtgtgtctgtgtgatcACATACTTGGCAAATAGTAGGCACCTCTCTCTTCTAACTGGGCACAAGGGACCTTGCCTCATACCTGTGTGCCCTGCACGTGTCAGAAGCTCCACATAAGTTATGTTACTGCTATTTTTGTTAATATTGCCAGCTGTCTCCTCCTGTTTTGGGTCTGACTGCAGCACTGCTTCACATTTAAAAGGAGTTACACAAGAATTGACTGTTTTGCAGTCATCCCAAGGATGATAACTATTGCTTTTTAAAGAAGCTTTTCCAAAGGAAAGATTTTGTATCTACAGTTTCAGGAAATATTTTAGACAATCTTATTTCAGTCAATAAGAAGGAAAGGATGATCCTTCAGGGAAGAGACTATCAAGCTATATTTAAACTCAAAGGCAAAGCTAAAAAgaatggggaggaagggagataaccttgcattttttttccaaattccaaTTTGGTATTTTCTGTATATGGTCTCAGTTACACCTCACAGTAGTCTTACGAGTTAAAAAATCGATACTCTTTTAGGTACTGGGCAGTTGGTGCATTTGGGTAAATacacaaggccacacagctagggaATGGGAGAATTAAGACATTACCTTGGATTCGTGAGAATCCATGTTTTCCCCACACCAAGAATTTCTCCACACACAGAATGTGACAAGAGCAGACTGACAGATGGCCAGACGGGAGAAACAGGGCTTGCAAGGTAACCAACTATGGCAGTCTGATCCAAGCTTGACCTTGGGATGCCCTCCAGGACATGTTTCTTTGCCTTTACTATTGTACTTTGCCCAATGTACTATTCTCTGAGGGATCTGGCTTTCTCAATAAAAGGTCACATTGTCAATACATTACAGGAGTTGATGGTCACAACTCAAAACTACTAGGAGTATCTTCAACTCATAGGGTGTCTGGAACATCGAAAGCCCTCCAAGACCCAAAGGACAAGAATCTATTCATGATATTTCAGACATAGTGATGGTCCAAAGAGATCTGGAGACTTGACATGTATGATATATAGGTAATCCCATAATTTGCCCATCATTAAGGTTCATTGAGAGAGAAACAggcaaggaaaggaggaaagaatccATCGGTAGTTGGAGAAAACAAGATGCACAGATTTCTGAGCTGTCTCTTGTACCTGAGAAGTCCACGCAGCCCTTCCTGTCTCCCCAGCCCCCGATCCTCCACACACCAGACTGAGATCCCTCTGCTGAATTAGACTGTTCACAACGTCTTTGATGCGGAAGAGGAAGAAGACCACACAAAGGTCatgtgtagggcctccctggtggcgcagtggttgagagtccgcctgccgatgcaggggatgcgggttcgtgccccggtctgggaggatcccatatgccgcggagcggctgggcccgtgagccatggccgctgagcctgcgcgtccagagcctgtgctccgcaacgggagaggccacaacagtgagaggcccgcataccgcaaaaaaagaaaaaaaaaaaaaaaaaaaaaaaaaggtcatgtgTATTCTGGCACCTTTACCCTCATCCTAGGACCCTTTCTTCAACACGTGAAATCTGGCAGAATGAAGAGGGGATGGTAAACCAACACCATGTCTACCATCACAGTGAGAGAACAAGCCACCAGTGTCCAGATGCCCATCTCAGATGGAATTACGTCTCTTCTCCATGTGGTGTACAACGGGGACAAGGAAATCAGTTGTGTGTTTCCTCAGTATAAGGAAATCATCGAGTGGGATCAAGGCAGCACCAGCGAGATGGAATGGATGCCACACGTGGATGATGTCACCACCTCCTCTGTTATCTGAATCTAAGACAACTGTGGCCTAAAggattgtttttggttttgtgatCACTGTGCAGTTCACTGACTttctatgaagaaaatataaaaaaatcaaaatagtttCAGTTTACAgactgtaatagggaagaaccttttgtattctattacaagttaatcactaaagggatgttgcctataagcttaagtTATACATactggcccatctctgggaaccctgcttcTCAGGTTATGAGCATttagctaaaatacctttgtttagctcccAGGAAACAGCCTGACCAGGCCCACCCGTGgatgactgcagggaggaagaaatgaacacatcccctcctgaggctgatgggaaccaggaagtgttGACTTTACTCCTGCCCCTTTTAGTATAACAGGAGCCTGAAAtcaactcaggcaagatggttctttgggacgcgagtccaccatcttctccgtCTGCCGGCTTTGTGGATAAAGTCCCCATTCCTGGCCCCAGCACTCCTCTCTCGATTATTGGCCTGTGTGCAGCAAGCAGTATGAGTTTGGACTCTCTAAAGAGATGAGGACAAATGcaatgatttatgtcaaaggttGCTGTAGAaatggtgtgtgtctgtgtgtgtgaggtgGTGGGGGGTGTGTATTTATTGTGTCCAAAACAACTCACTGAACCTAAACAGAGACATATAAACACATGTCACCTTAGAGTCAACTGAAGAACAGGAAAATACTGAATGTGAGGaatataagaaaggaaagaacCAAAGAACTTTAGAAGTAGCATACACATTAGCCCAGACTCTgtgttttgcagataagaaagcAGTCTTGGAAGTGAAGTGGCTTTTCCAAAAGCATCAAGCTTGAGACACTTTTGAGCTTAGTTTGTCCAGAAATTTAGTTCCACTGGAGAATGGTTATCACTGGAAGTCCTGAGAAAAAGCCATCGATCGATCTCATGTTCTTGTGGTCACTGAAGCTAGATaagcatttatttgtgtttttatgatAATATTTAGCCTGGAGGTACATTTGAGTCTCTCCTCATGGATCTAATGCCTCAGTATTAGATGGAAGCTGATGGCTATTAAAAGCATCTCTGCCCCAGGTTTGCTTTAGTGCAAGAGGGAATCACTGTTAATGAACATTCATAATGTCACTTCACCTGGTTCCGGACCAAGTTTTCCCAGCTTGCTGGTGTTGTACAAGCCTTGGGAAAGAGCCAGGTGTGAGGCAGGCAGCCTTTCGAGTTGATCTTAAAAATCATAGTCAATAAAACCTGGGGTTTCCCCCACATGGAATCCTGCTGGGTTCACCTTGCGACAACCTGGGAGAGGTTGActgaatgtgtttcttttttcctaccaaaATCCAGTTTGCCACTCCTAAAATATGGATCCGAACAGATGGGGAAGCCTGTCTCTAGCTGGGTGTCTTCTCTCCTCCTTCAGAGACTGAAGgtatagaaaaggaaatcataTTTTTGAGAATTTGTTATACATCAGCCACTGTGCCTATATTGTTGCTTTTTCTAAGTCTATTGGGTAAATAGCATTTTCCATATTTTCAGATGAGCAAACTTATATGTAAATTAGGGTTTTTTAGGAAAAAAGTTCCCTTGCTCAGAGAGCAGCAGAAACAGGATTCAAAGCTAGTCCTTTTGACCCAAAGTCAGCCCCTGTACCAGTGGTTCTCTAAGAATGTTCTTGGCATGCATGCATCATCCAGGAacttagtgggaaggtaaattcttgggccccatcccagacagGCTGAATCACAAGCTCTGGGTTTGTGGGTCAGCATTGTGCACCCCAACAAGCCTTCTATGTCAATCCCATACACAATGAAGACTGCAGTCTGTACCCCTTTCACTTAGCTACCCATTTGTGAAAGGAGACGTTGGCCAgttttctccttcacagcacGGTTCTCCTCCAGACTCAGATTTATTTGACACTTGTTAATTTCCTGCATCCTAATGCTTCTCCTCTGCCTTCAAAGAAGTCATTAACAGAAGGGGGAGTACCCCCTGTGTGTGctccccgtgtgtgtgtgtacttcctgtgtgtgtgtgtgtgtgtgcatgcacacacagttAAAGGTGTTACTTTATTAGAAAAACGGGGAAAAGTgttcagcttatttattttatttattttttttatcttccaaATGTgatgggtttattttattttactctgatTCAAAACCAAAGGTTCCACTACTGCACAGAAACGAATATGTTACAAGGTCATGAAAAAGTGTTTTGGGACGTGCAGGATGTGATGGACAACTGGAGGGTTGGGTCGGGTCATCTCCTTTGTAACATGACACTACACCTTCGCTGAGCAACACATTGAAAATAACACTGCGGGACTGAACTGAAATGTGGCACGGACATGACAACTTCCGGGAATGCCTTCAAGCACACCTCCCTTAGGCTGGACTCAATATCTAGGCTTCAGTGTGGGGAGGATTAGAATtctttggaagaagaaaaagttcACACCGTTGAAATTTCACAGAAGAATTTTAAGGCCAAAACATAGTAGGTTCATTTCTCTTCACCTCCAGGGACAAAGCTGATGATTTATTCAAAACCACATTAAGCTTCTAGTTCATATCCCAGCCCGACCTGGTGCCCTCCTGCACTGAAGTTCTTTCCATAGATTAGAGCTGACAGGGTCAGTTTCGCTCCTGGTCGAAGGGTCTGAGTATAACCCCGTCCAATCAGGCTGGCATTATCCACTTGAGCAGATGGAGAAGTTCTACAATCCAGCTTGTACTTAGCAGAGATGCCGAAACAGGTGGTGTTCCTGCCCGCCGTCCACACGAGGTTTATTGATGTTTCAGTCTCCTTGTTCACCTTCTGGTAGAT encodes the following:
- the LOC132481169 gene encoding voltage-dependent anion-selective channel protein 3-like, which produces MPNPYPLLTDFSGPTIYGWAVLAIEGWLAGYQTSFDTAKSKLSQNNFTLGYKPADFQLHTHVSDSTESGGVIYQKVNKETETSINLVWTAGRNTTCFGISAKYKLDCRTSPSAQVDNASLIGRGYTQTLRPGAKLTLSALIYGKNFSAGGHQVGLGYELEA